The following are from one region of the Dehalococcoidia bacterium genome:
- a CDS encoding DUF6788 family protein translates to MDASFSFDGRTYRPQLVRCGKVGCKTCARKGGHGPYWYAFWKEKARTVSRYIGKVLPPGVTPPASAVASPPGWRLAKCTPAAQRVLLAAWQSADYGRLYPEHLLLALARLEDGTGARALHALGVNEATLRPLLANVTLASTAVSGRKLAQLATNEARRWHDPAIGTEHLLLAVVRLAALPMVASLARQGVSLEKAMAAVTALRGLPSAGKKCLSCRKPLRANWNFCPHCGGARAQPDALPAAATARAEAPAGL, encoded by the coding sequence GTGGACGCCTCCTTCAGCTTCGATGGCCGCACCTACCGGCCGCAGCTCGTGCGCTGCGGCAAGGTGGGCTGCAAGACCTGCGCCCGCAAAGGCGGCCACGGGCCGTACTGGTACGCCTTCTGGAAGGAGAAGGCGCGCACCGTCAGCCGCTACATCGGCAAGGTGCTGCCGCCCGGCGTCACACCGCCGGCAAGCGCCGTCGCCTCGCCGCCCGGCTGGCGGCTGGCGAAGTGCACACCGGCGGCGCAGCGCGTGCTGCTTGCCGCCTGGCAGTCGGCCGACTACGGCCGGCTCTACCCGGAGCACCTGCTGCTGGCGCTGGCACGGCTGGAGGATGGCACCGGCGCCCGCGCTTTGCATGCGCTGGGTGTGAATGAGGCGACGCTGCGGCCACTGCTGGCGAACGTAACGCTCGCCTCGACCGCGGTAAGCGGCCGCAAGCTGGCGCAACTGGCCACGAACGAGGCGCGGCGCTGGCACGACCCGGCGATCGGCACGGAGCATCTGCTGCTCGCTGTGGTGCGGCTCGCCGCCCTGCCGATGGTCGCCTCACTGGCGCGCCAGGGCGTCTCGCTGGAGAAGGCGATGGCGGCGGTGACGGCGCTGCGCGGCCTGCCCAGCGCCGGCAAGAAGTGCCTCTCCTGCCGCAAGCCGCTGCGGGCCAACTGGAACTTCTGCCCGCACTGCGGCGGCGCCCGCGCCCAGCCCGACGCTTTGCCCGCCGCGGCGACGGCCCGCGCCGAGGCGCCGGCAGGGCTGTGA
- a CDS encoding nitrilase-related carbon-nitrogen hydrolase encodes MTEHLAAAAQLGPASPSRAATVARIVSLITAAAGAGAELVVFPELALTPYFPAAIHDDVSRWFEQELPSPETWAIFEAAAQRRIAVMLPFAEQDGDARFMSAVLIDAHGKGAGRYRKNHIPGRVDPAPDGRDACYEKRYFAPGDLGYPLYDSPVGKLGMLICYDLRFPESYRCCGLAGAELIGIGYNTDLGSEFTGDRALELGQERHELPMRAGAAANGVYVIAAGKGGEEAGIRYLGGSCIIAPNGEIIARARGDGDELVMAKIDRERGRAIRERLNLAQNRRPEQYGILTRVRAAV; translated from the coding sequence GTGACAGAGCACCTCGCCGCCGCCGCGCAGCTCGGGCCCGCCTCGCCCTCTCGCGCCGCAACCGTGGCGCGCATCGTGAGCCTGATCACCGCCGCTGCCGGCGCCGGCGCAGAGCTGGTCGTCTTTCCCGAGCTGGCGCTCACTCCCTACTTTCCGGCGGCCATCCACGACGACGTAAGCCGCTGGTTCGAGCAGGAGCTGCCCTCGCCGGAGACGTGGGCGATCTTCGAAGCGGCGGCGCAGCGGCGGATCGCGGTGATGCTGCCCTTCGCCGAGCAGGACGGCGATGCCCGCTTCATGAGCGCGGTGCTGATCGACGCCCACGGCAAGGGGGCCGGGCGCTATCGCAAGAACCACATTCCGGGGCGGGTGGATCCGGCACCGGACGGCAGAGACGCCTGCTACGAGAAGCGCTACTTCGCACCGGGCGATCTCGGCTACCCGCTCTACGATTCGCCGGTGGGCAAGCTGGGCATGCTGATCTGCTATGACCTGCGCTTTCCCGAGTCCTACCGTTGCTGCGGCCTGGCCGGGGCCGAGCTGATCGGCATCGGCTACAACACGGATCTGGGCAGCGAGTTCACGGGCGACAGGGCGCTGGAGTTGGGCCAGGAACGGCACGAGCTGCCGATGCGCGCCGGGGCGGCCGCAAACGGCGTCTACGTCATCGCCGCCGGCAAGGGGGGCGAAGAAGCGGGCATCCGCTACCTCGGCGGCAGCTGCATCATCGCCCCAAACGGCGAGATCATCGCCAGGGCGCGCGGCGACGGCGACGAGCTGGTGATGGCGAAGATCGACCGTGAGCGCGGGCGCGCGATCCGCGAGCGGCTGAACCTGGCGCAGAACCGCCGTCCCGAGCAGTACGGCATTCTCACCCGCGTGCGGGCAGCGGTGTAG